A stretch of the Limnothrix sp. FACHB-406 genome encodes the following:
- a CDS encoding FAD-dependent oxidoreductase: protein MPQSAQSLVLLGGGHSHAIALRRLIQKPLPSGAIDSVTLISEAPRAPYSGMVPGHVAGGYGREDCFIDLRALCDRAGVALRVDRAVGLNLGDRQVQLASGETVGFRWLSVNLGSTPLVPPGVQHLLGRSIIAAKPIQALLANWDALLSALPQWGSRPLRLVVVGGGAGGVELALAAQRRLQPLVGDRLSITLIQREAKLLPHLAPAVGDRVAQVLQAQGIELVLSETITHATLVGTDTQLRAASGQLFWGDRVLWATQAAAAPWLAATGLATDPQGFIAVNRYLQSCSHPQVFAAGDVATMVEQPRPKAGVFAVRQGRPLADNLRAAILGQPLKPFKAQKQFLSLINLANGQAIATRGRWAFTGAWAWVWKDYIDRKFMRQFQQL, encoded by the coding sequence TTGCCACAGTCAGCCCAGTCCTTGGTTTTGTTGGGGGGCGGCCACAGCCACGCGATCGCCTTGCGACGGTTGATCCAAAAACCCCTGCCCAGCGGCGCGATCGACTCGGTAACCCTGATCAGCGAAGCACCCCGAGCACCTTACTCGGGCATGGTTCCCGGCCATGTGGCGGGGGGTTATGGCCGGGAAGATTGTTTTATTGATTTGCGGGCCCTGTGCGATCGGGCGGGGGTGGCGTTGCGGGTCGATCGCGCTGTGGGATTGAATTTGGGCGATCGACAAGTGCAACTAGCCAGCGGGGAAACGGTTGGGTTTCGCTGGCTCTCGGTTAATTTGGGCAGCACGCCCCTGGTTCCCCCGGGCGTTCAACACCTTCTGGGGCGATCGATCATTGCCGCGAAGCCGATCCAAGCCTTGTTGGCCAACTGGGATGCGCTATTGTCGGCCTTGCCCCAATGGGGATCCAGACCGCTGCGGTTGGTGGTGGTGGGGGGCGGCGCGGGTGGTGTTGAGCTGGCCTTGGCGGCCCAGCGACGTTTGCAACCCCTGGTGGGCGATCGCCTGTCGATTACTTTGATTCAGCGAGAGGCAAAACTCCTGCCCCATTTGGCCCCGGCAGTGGGCGATCGGGTGGCCCAGGTGCTGCAAGCCCAGGGAATTGAGCTGGTTTTGAGTGAAACTATCACCCACGCCACCCTCGTAGGCACAGATACTCAGTTGCGGGCCGCCTCGGGGCAACTGTTTTGGGGCGATCGGGTGCTGTGGGCCACCCAAGCCGCAGCAGCCCCTTGGTTGGCGGCCACCGGCCTCGCCACGGATCCCCAGGGATTTATTGCGGTTAATCGCTATCTGCAATCCTGCTCCCATCCCCAGGTCTTTGCGGCGGGAGATGTGGCGACGATGGTGGAACAGCCACGCCCCAAGGCCGGCGTGTTTGCGGTGCGTCAAGGCCGCCCCCTGGCTGACAACTTGCGAGCAGCCATTTTGGGCCAGCCGCTGAAACCTTTCAAAGCCCAAAAGCAATTTCTCAGCCTTATTAACTTAGCCAATGGCCAGGCGATCGCTACCCGTGGCCGTTGGGCTTTTACGGGAGCTTGGGCTTGGGTTTGGAAAGACTATATTGATCGGAAATTCATGCGGCAATTCCAACAGCTTTAA
- the rpmB gene encoding 50S ribosomal protein L28 has translation MSRVCQLTGKKANNAYAISHSHRRTKKLQEVNLQWKRIWWPQGNRWVRLRLSTKALKTLNTKGLQAFAKEAGIDLNKC, from the coding sequence ATGTCCCGTGTTTGCCAACTGACCGGCAAAAAGGCGAACAACGCCTACGCCATTTCCCACTCGCACCGCCGCACCAAAAAGCTCCAAGAAGTTAATCTGCAATGGAAGCGAATTTGGTGGCCCCAAGGTAATCGTTGGGTGCGGTTGCGTCTTTCGACCAAAGCTCTGAAAACCCTGAACACCAAGGGTCTGCAAGCATTTGCTAAGGAAGCTGGCATTGATTTGAATAAGTGCTAA
- the cobU gene encoding bifunctional adenosylcobinamide kinase/adenosylcobinamide-phosphate guanylyltransferase, whose protein sequence is MTQPQTSESGWSRVVLVTGPARSGKSEWAERLAAASGRSVIYVATSYLDPQDQEWADRVAQHRQRRPETWQNWEVPLELAAALGQAPADSCLLVDSLGTWVANWLDRPDPEWQQTCEVLLATCAALPAMCIFVAEETGWGVVPAFPAGRLFRDRLGKLVRELGSRSNACYLVTAGFAVNLRAIGQSLTTG, encoded by the coding sequence ATGACTCAGCCTCAGACTTCAGAATCGGGATGGTCACGGGTGGTGCTGGTGACGGGGCCGGCGCGATCGGGCAAGAGTGAGTGGGCGGAACGGTTGGCCGCGGCCTCGGGGCGATCGGTCATCTATGTGGCTACCTCGTACTTGGATCCCCAGGATCAAGAGTGGGCCGATCGTGTGGCCCAACACCGCCAGCGCCGCCCGGAAACTTGGCAAAATTGGGAAGTGCCGCTGGAGCTGGCTGCGGCCTTGGGCCAAGCGCCCGCCGATAGTTGCTTGCTGGTGGATTCACTGGGAACTTGGGTGGCCAACTGGCTCGATCGCCCCGATCCCGAATGGCAACAAACCTGTGAAGTGCTGTTGGCCACCTGTGCGGCCTTGCCAGCCATGTGTATTTTTGTGGCCGAAGAAACGGGCTGGGGTGTGGTTCCGGCCTTCCCCGCTGGTCGCCTGTTTCGCGATCGCCTCGGCAAACTCGTGCGGGAATTGGGTAGTCGATCCAATGCCTGTTATCTGGTCACAGCGGGCTTTGCAGTGAATTTACGGGCGATCGGTCAATCCTTAACAACTGGATAA
- a CDS encoding NIL domain-containing protein: MKKRVTLTFPKHAVQMPITYRLAKEFNVAANIIRAQVAPDRVGKLVVELIGDIDQMDAAMEWMESLDIDVSSANREISIDEASCVHCGLCTGVCPTGALSLHPETFRLEFARSRCVVCEQCVPTCPVQAISTSF, from the coding sequence TTGAAAAAGCGCGTCACACTCACCTTTCCGAAACATGCGGTGCAAATGCCAATCACCTATCGATTGGCGAAAGAATTTAATGTGGCTGCCAACATCATTCGAGCGCAAGTGGCCCCCGATCGCGTTGGAAAATTAGTCGTTGAACTCATTGGCGACATTGACCAAATGGACGCGGCCATGGAGTGGATGGAATCCCTCGATATTGATGTTTCTTCTGCCAATCGAGAAATCTCGATCGATGAAGCAAGCTGTGTCCACTGCGGTCTTTGTACGGGCGTTTGTCCCACGGGGGCGTTGTCGCTGCACCCAGAAACTTTCCGCCTAGAATTTGCTCGATCGCGCTGTGTAGTTTGCGAGCAATGTGTTCCCACCTGCCCGGTTCAAGCCATTTCCACTAGCTTTTAA
- a CDS encoding thioredoxin family protein — translation MSQLSPEPTSQPSTVIPGAAAAVSRLPNLVVAIVAALLGVVLFLGLRTEPNSNILERLARDSVPLDQAIVNGKPTVLEFYADWCTSCQAMANDLRELKQDYGDRVNFSMLNVDNTKWLPEILSYRVDGIPHFVFLNAQGQELAQAIGEQPKSIMAANLAALADGTVILPYAKVNEGQTSEFDAPLSGDAAQKSAATDPRSHGASVAN, via the coding sequence ATGAGCCAGCTTTCTCCTGAACCGACTTCCCAGCCCTCAACCGTGATCCCCGGAGCTGCCGCGGCCGTTAGTCGTCTGCCAAATTTGGTGGTGGCCATTGTGGCGGCGTTGTTGGGGGTGGTGTTGTTTTTAGGGCTACGCACGGAACCCAACAGCAACATTCTGGAACGGCTGGCACGTGATTCTGTGCCGTTGGATCAGGCGATCGTCAATGGCAAGCCGACGGTGCTGGAGTTCTATGCAGATTGGTGTACCAGTTGCCAGGCCATGGCGAATGATTTGCGGGAGTTGAAGCAGGACTATGGCGATCGGGTCAATTTCTCGATGCTGAATGTGGACAACACCAAATGGCTACCCGAAATTCTGAGCTATCGAGTGGATGGAATTCCGCACTTTGTCTTTTTGAATGCCCAGGGTCAGGAGTTGGCCCAGGCGATCGGGGAGCAGCCGAAATCAATCATGGCGGCGAATTTGGCGGCCTTGGCTGACGGAACCGTCATCTTGCCCTATGCGAAGGTCAACGAAGGTCAAACCTCTGAGTTTGATGCTCCGTTGTCTGGAGATGCGGCCCAAAAATCGGCGGCAACGGATCCTCGCAGTCATGGTGCGTCAGTTGCCAATTAG
- a CDS encoding SRPBCC family protein, which produces MSSRLFTTRTQLARGQGKSVVPRVYEQSIAIQASATAVEWCFTDRELMHRWLNPALRCDPVGDRWGTDLGDRTRFVLQIPLLEPALQCTVAERSPGKIVWAFSGFFVGRDSWECIPDGSGTQLINRFEFVIPNPLVRWGFDRVAAGWVQGDMQAQLRRLKRVAEEVYHLRSGR; this is translated from the coding sequence ATGTCTTCCCGTCTTTTTACAACTCGAACTCAACTGGCTCGTGGCCAAGGTAAATCGGTTGTGCCGCGAGTTTATGAACAGTCGATCGCAATTCAGGCTAGTGCCACGGCGGTTGAGTGGTGCTTCACCGATCGCGAGCTGATGCATCGGTGGCTAAACCCAGCCCTGCGCTGTGATCCCGTGGGCGATCGCTGGGGAACCGATTTGGGCGATCGCACCCGATTTGTGTTGCAAATTCCCCTGCTGGAACCGGCGCTGCAATGCACGGTGGCGGAGCGATCGCCTGGCAAAATTGTTTGGGCTTTTTCTGGCTTTTTTGTGGGGCGCGACTCTTGGGAATGTATTCCCGATGGATCCGGCACTCAGTTAATCAATCGGTTTGAGTTTGTGATCCCCAATCCCCTTGTTCGCTGGGGGTTCGATCGGGTGGCGGCTGGCTGGGTGCAAGGCGACATGCAAGCCCAGCTCCGTCGTCTGAAGCGCGTGGCCGAGGAAGTCTACCACCTGCGATCGGGGCGATAG
- the lpxD gene encoding UDP-3-O-(3-hydroxymyristoyl)glucosamine N-acyltransferase yields MKFSELLKQLEKLSDRPFDQFSLADDPELTTIAPIAQAQGGQLTYLEGDKFADCLESTRAAVILPNRPELISQARELGLAWVAVQDPKMLFAVAVRLFYQPFKPKPGIHPSAWIDPTVQLGQEVSIGPHVAIYEGVTIGDRVCLMANVVIYGGASIGADSWLHANCTIHERSIIGQHCIIHSGAVIGDEGFGFVPTAQGWQKLDQTGRVVLEDGVDVGVNSTIDRPAMGETRIGRGTKLDNMVHIGHGCQLGEGCAIAAQAGLAGGVELGKGVILAGQVGVANNVKMGDRAIASSKSGLHSDVPAGEIVSGYPAISNSQWLRTSAIYRRLPEMHKLLRQIQSHLGLKD; encoded by the coding sequence ATGAAATTTAGCGAATTATTAAAGCAGTTAGAAAAGCTGAGCGATCGCCCCTTCGATCAATTTTCCTTGGCGGATGATCCTGAACTGACAACGATCGCCCCGATCGCCCAGGCCCAGGGCGGTCAGTTGACCTATTTGGAAGGCGATAAATTTGCGGACTGCTTGGAAAGCACCCGAGCCGCCGTGATTTTGCCCAACCGTCCTGAGCTAATTAGCCAAGCTCGCGAGCTGGGGTTGGCCTGGGTGGCGGTGCAAGATCCCAAAATGCTATTTGCCGTGGCAGTGCGGCTGTTCTATCAACCCTTTAAACCCAAGCCGGGGATTCACCCCAGCGCCTGGATTGATCCGACTGTGCAACTGGGTCAGGAAGTGTCGATCGGGCCCCATGTGGCGATTTATGAGGGGGTGACGATCGGGGATCGGGTTTGCTTAATGGCCAATGTGGTGATTTATGGGGGTGCGTCGATCGGGGCCGATTCCTGGCTCCATGCCAACTGCACCATCCACGAGCGATCGATCATTGGGCAACATTGCATCATCCACAGTGGCGCAGTCATTGGCGATGAAGGATTTGGCTTTGTGCCCACGGCCCAAGGCTGGCAAAAGCTGGATCAAACCGGGCGCGTTGTGCTCGAAGACGGTGTGGATGTGGGAGTCAACAGCACGATCGATCGGCCAGCCATGGGCGAAACCCGCATTGGCCGGGGCACAAAGCTTGACAATATGGTTCACATTGGCCATGGCTGCCAACTGGGCGAAGGCTGCGCGATCGCGGCCCAAGCGGGCTTGGCAGGGGGCGTGGAATTGGGCAAAGGGGTGATTCTGGCCGGGCAGGTGGGCGTGGCCAACAACGTCAAAATGGGCGATCGGGCGATCGCCTCCTCCAAGTCCGGTTTGCACAGTGACGTACCGGCCGGTGAGATTGTCTCCGGCTACCCAGCCATTTCCAACAGTCAATGGCTCAGAACCTCAGCCATCTATCGCCGCTTGCCCGAAATGCACAAGCTGCTGCGACAGATTCAATCCCACTTGGGCCTCAAGGACTAG
- the pgk gene encoding phosphoglycerate kinase, which translates to MSKKTVANLSAADVAGKRVLVRVDFNVPLDDAGKITDDTRVRAALPTIQDLTGKGAKVILASHFGRPKGKVVDSMRLTPVAVRLSELLGKPVVKTDDCIGDEAAATVAAMNDGDVVLLENVRFYAEEEANDPEFSKKLASLADLYVNDAFGTAHRAHASTEGVTKFLSPSVAGYLIEKELQYLQAAIESPKRPLAAIVGGSKVSSKITVIETLLDKVDKLFIGGGMIFTFYKARGLAVGKSLVEDDKLDLASALEAKAKDKGVELLLPTDVVLADNFAPDANSQTVSVDAIPDGWMGLDIGPDSVAAFQKALETCQSVIWNGPMGVFEFDKFAAGTKAIAETLATLTPKGVTTIIGGGDSVAAVEKVGVADQMSHISTGGGASLELLEGKVLPGIAALDEA; encoded by the coding sequence GTGTCAAAGAAAACTGTAGCAAATTTGTCGGCGGCTGATGTAGCTGGCAAGCGCGTCCTTGTGCGCGTTGATTTCAACGTACCTCTCGACGATGCTGGCAAAATCACCGACGACACCCGGGTTCGGGCCGCCCTGCCCACAATCCAAGACCTGACCGGCAAAGGCGCGAAGGTCATCCTGGCCAGCCACTTCGGCCGTCCTAAGGGTAAGGTTGTTGATTCGATGCGTCTCACGCCCGTGGCCGTGCGCCTGTCGGAACTGCTGGGCAAACCGGTAGTTAAAACCGACGACTGCATTGGCGACGAGGCAGCAGCAACGGTTGCAGCCATGAACGATGGCGATGTGGTGCTGCTGGAAAACGTGCGGTTCTACGCGGAAGAGGAAGCAAACGATCCTGAGTTCTCGAAGAAGCTGGCTTCGCTGGCTGATTTGTACGTGAACGATGCGTTCGGTACGGCTCACCGGGCCCATGCCTCCACCGAAGGCGTGACCAAGTTCCTCAGCCCCTCCGTTGCGGGTTACCTGATCGAAAAGGAACTGCAATACCTGCAAGCGGCGATCGAAAGCCCCAAGCGTCCTCTAGCGGCAATTGTGGGTGGCTCGAAGGTGTCGAGCAAAATCACCGTGATCGAAACCCTGCTGGACAAGGTGGACAAGCTGTTCATCGGCGGTGGCATGATCTTCACCTTCTACAAAGCACGCGGCTTGGCCGTGGGCAAGTCGTTGGTGGAAGATGACAAGCTGGATCTGGCCTCCGCTCTGGAAGCGAAGGCCAAGGACAAGGGCGTGGAACTGTTGTTGCCGACCGATGTGGTGTTGGCCGATAACTTTGCGCCCGATGCCAACAGCCAAACCGTCAGCGTGGATGCAATCCCCGATGGCTGGATGGGTCTGGACATTGGCCCCGACTCGGTGGCGGCGTTCCAAAAGGCGCTGGAAACCTGCCAATCGGTGATCTGGAACGGGCCCATGGGCGTGTTCGAGTTCGACAAGTTCGCGGCTGGCACCAAGGCGATCGCGGAAACCTTGGCGACCCTGACTCCGAAGGGCGTGACCACGATTATTGGTGGTGGCGACTCGGTGGCAGCGGTGGAAAAGGTGGGTGTGGCTGACCAAATGAGCCACATTTCGACCGGTGGCGGTGCAAGCTTGGAGTTGCTGGAAGGCAAAGTGCTGCCTGGGATTGCGGCATTGGATGAAGCCTAA
- a CDS encoding universal stress protein, whose product MFETILFPIDRSPESREAAETVAQLAQLHNSRLVILSVVPGPDEGAIEAAETLLSRAKAMFAERGLEAEVIEREGMPAFTICDVADEVEASLVVMGSRGMGLTTEGAAESTAHRVIDLSPCPVLIVP is encoded by the coding sequence ATGTTCGAGACGATTCTTTTTCCGATCGATCGATCGCCCGAATCTCGTGAGGCGGCCGAAACCGTTGCCCAACTGGCGCAACTGCACAACAGTCGATTAGTCATTCTGTCGGTCGTTCCCGGCCCCGATGAAGGGGCCATTGAAGCGGCTGAAACCCTCCTCAGCCGGGCTAAAGCCATGTTTGCTGAGCGGGGCCTCGAAGCCGAAGTGATTGAGCGCGAGGGAATGCCTGCGTTCACCATCTGTGATGTGGCCGATGAAGTGGAAGCCAGCCTGGTCGTCATGGGCAGCCGGGGCATGGGTCTAACCACCGAAGGAGCCGCCGAAAGCACTGCCCATCGCGTCATTGACTTGTCTCCCTGTCCGGTGTTGATCGTTCCTTAG